In Amycolatopsis sulphurea, one genomic interval encodes:
- a CDS encoding DUF3039 domain-containing protein: MSTDTLTKPETDSTESTDDDTPKMFHYVRKNKIAESAVMGTHVVALCGEVFPVTRSPKPGSPVCPACEKIYKGLRPGKDD; this comes from the coding sequence GTGAGCACCGATACGCTGACCAAGCCGGAGACCGACAGCACCGAGTCGACCGACGACGACACACCGAAGATGTTCCACTACGTGCGCAAGAACAAGATCGCGGAGAGCGCGGTCATGGGCACGCACGTGGTGGCGCTGTGCGGCGAGGTCTTCCCGGTGACCCGCTCGCCGAAGCCGGGTTCGCCGGTCTGCCCGGCCTGCGAGAAGATCTACAAGGGCTTGCGCCCCGGCAAGGACGACTGA